A genomic segment from Nodularia sphaerocarpa UHCC 0038 encodes:
- the tsf gene encoding translation elongation factor Ts, with the protein MAEISAKLVQELRQKTGAGMMDCKKALKENDGDIEKGIEWLRQKGIASAGKKSDRIAAEGLVDTYIQPGGRVGVLIEVNCQTDFVARNEAFKVLVKNLAQQAATADSVESLLAQPYIEETSVTVDQFIKQTIAQLGENIQVRRFINFALEGKQGIVDSYIHTGGRVGVLVEVNAQTESPAQNEEFQTLAKNAAMQVAACPNVEYVSVDEIPAEFAQKETEIEMGRDDLGNKPQNIKEKIVQGRIEKRLKELTLLDQPFIRDQSISVEDLVKQVKGKVGEEIKVNRFVRYILGEGIEKQESNFAEEVAAQMGNS; encoded by the coding sequence ATGGCGGAAATATCTGCAAAACTCGTCCAAGAGCTACGCCAAAAAACTGGTGCAGGCATGATGGACTGCAAAAAAGCGCTGAAAGAAAATGACGGCGACATTGAAAAAGGTATAGAGTGGCTGCGACAAAAGGGGATTGCTTCGGCAGGTAAGAAAAGCGATCGCATTGCGGCAGAAGGTCTAGTAGACACCTACATTCAACCAGGTGGTAGAGTTGGGGTGCTAATAGAAGTTAACTGTCAAACCGATTTTGTTGCCCGTAACGAAGCTTTTAAAGTTCTAGTTAAGAACCTAGCCCAGCAAGCAGCAACTGCTGATAGTGTTGAGTCTTTGTTGGCTCAACCCTATATTGAAGAAACAAGTGTGACAGTAGACCAGTTCATCAAGCAAACCATTGCCCAGCTAGGTGAAAATATTCAGGTGCGTCGCTTTATCAATTTTGCCCTAGAAGGCAAACAAGGTATTGTAGACAGCTACATTCACACTGGTGGTCGAGTTGGTGTTTTGGTTGAGGTGAACGCCCAAACTGAGTCACCAGCTCAGAATGAAGAGTTTCAAACTCTGGCTAAGAATGCGGCGATGCAAGTTGCTGCTTGTCCCAATGTGGAGTATGTCAGCGTAGACGAAATCCCCGCCGAATTTGCCCAAAAAGAAACAGAAATTGAAATGGGGCGGGATGATTTAGGTAACAAACCGCAGAACATCAAAGAAAAAATTGTTCAGGGACGGATTGAAAAACGCCTGAAAGAATTGACTTTGTTGGATCAGCCTTTCATTCGTGATCAAAGCATTTCTGTGGAAGACTTGGTAAAACAAGTTAAAGGTAAGGTAGGCGAAGAAATCAAAGTTAATCGCTTTGTTCGTTATATCCTGGGTGAAGGCATTGAGAAGCAAGAGAGCAATTTTGCTGAAGAAGTGGCTGCACAAATGGGCAATTCCTAA
- the rpsB gene encoding 30S ribosomal protein S2, producing the protein MPVVSLAQMMESGVHFGHQTRRWNPKMSPYIYTSRNGVHIIDLVQTAQLMDNAYNYMRSQSEQGKKFLFVGTKRQAAGIIAQEAARCGSHYINQRWLGGMLTNWATIKTRADRLKDLERREENGALDLLPKKEASMLRREMTKLQKYLGGIKNMRKVPDVVVIVDQRREYNAVQECQKLGLPIVSMLDTNCDPDVVDIPIPANDDAIRSIKLIVGKLADAIYEGRGGKLEGEDDYEDYDGSEYDDEYDDGEYAQASTSDEEA; encoded by the coding sequence ATGCCAGTAGTTTCATTGGCTCAAATGATGGAGTCAGGGGTACATTTCGGGCATCAAACCCGGCGTTGGAACCCAAAAATGTCTCCGTACATTTATACTTCGCGCAATGGTGTACACATTATCGACTTGGTGCAGACCGCCCAGTTGATGGATAATGCGTATAATTATATGCGATCGCAGTCGGAGCAAGGTAAAAAATTCCTCTTCGTTGGTACTAAGCGCCAAGCAGCCGGAATTATTGCCCAAGAAGCAGCTCGTTGTGGCTCTCACTACATTAACCAACGTTGGTTGGGTGGAATGCTCACCAACTGGGCGACCATCAAAACCAGAGCCGACCGTCTCAAAGATTTGGAACGCCGCGAAGAAAACGGCGCACTAGATTTATTACCCAAAAAAGAAGCTTCGATGTTGCGTCGAGAAATGACGAAGCTGCAAAAATACCTGGGTGGTATTAAGAATATGCGGAAAGTCCCCGATGTGGTGGTGATTGTAGACCAACGGCGGGAATATAACGCAGTTCAAGAATGCCAAAAACTGGGACTGCCAATTGTGTCTATGCTAGATACAAACTGTGACCCAGATGTAGTAGATATACCCATTCCAGCTAACGATGATGCTATTAGATCAATTAAATTGATTGTGGGCAAATTGGCAGACGCGATTTATGAAGGTCGTGGCGGTAAGCTCGAAGGTGAAGACGATTACGAAGATTATGACGGTTCTGAGTATGACGACGAGTACGACGACGGCGAATACGCCCAAGCGTCTACTTCTGATGAAGAAGCATAA
- a CDS encoding PhoX family protein: MKGHLHPKNDITINPSGNESILDVIGRASMKRRRFVMTAVGTSALTVLGDISLSGFLQTVEAAPVPAGLGFGGIGFESIEPNLRNPATGKLEKDLVTVPKGYTARILSAWGDPIMPGAPNWFPDASQDAATQEKQVGMNHDGMHFFPLPGRSYLNRTSGLQVPLEGRTYNNSGILCVNHEYTQEEFLHPGGNATSTVMTIEKARKSQAAHGVSIQEIAKDRFGKNWSVDRNSRYGRRITGNTEMRVSGPAAGDKLMKSKKFSIQPTGSIEMGTNDGYTAYGTLNNCAHGITPWGTYLTCEENFQGYFANPNPDIVNIPGLEDKAADIRNGQNRYGIPAVENRYRWSQVDPRFDAYNNPLEPHLFGWVVEIDPYDPQSKPVKRTSMGRFRHESAQYVVDDNNGLAFYMGDDNVNEYIYKFVCSRQYNPNVRGANSDLLDYGTLYVAKFNDNGTGEWLPLVYGQRGLTPANGFNSQAEVLIKTRQAADRVGATMMDRPEWVGVRPRIGGFNEIEVYCTLTNNSRRGTEPASVNNPDGTTPGGNARPPVDAANPRDRNVYGHVIRWRETGRSVTATTFNWDIFVLNGDKKDPNPNRQGNINGDDFGSPDGLWFDYYGRLWIQTDQSGTGTGDYVNIGSNSMVCANPNDPREIKLFLTSPTDCEVTGVITTPDHKTMFVNIQHPGSRGTAANPTSNSDWPHSQGYGPSGRPRSATVVITRDDGGIIGA; encoded by the coding sequence ATGAAAGGTCATCTTCACCCCAAGAACGATATAACGATCAACCCATCCGGTAACGAGTCAATCCTTGACGTGATTGGGCGCGCCAGTATGAAGCGTCGGCGCTTTGTCATGACTGCTGTAGGTACATCAGCCCTAACTGTCTTAGGTGATATTTCCCTGAGTGGTTTTCTCCAAACTGTGGAAGCAGCACCAGTTCCCGCCGGGCTGGGATTTGGTGGTATTGGCTTCGAGAGCATCGAGCCAAATCTCCGCAACCCAGCCACAGGAAAACTAGAAAAGGATCTTGTCACTGTTCCGAAAGGTTACACAGCCCGCATATTATCTGCTTGGGGTGATCCCATTATGCCTGGTGCGCCAAACTGGTTTCCAGACGCTTCCCAAGATGCGGCGACACAGGAAAAGCAAGTGGGGATGAACCATGACGGGATGCACTTCTTCCCTCTCCCAGGACGGAGTTATCTCAACCGGACATCGGGGTTGCAAGTGCCTCTTGAAGGCCGCACATACAATAACAGTGGCATACTGTGCGTTAACCACGAGTATACCCAAGAAGAGTTCCTTCATCCCGGCGGTAATGCGACTAGCACCGTCATGACAATTGAGAAAGCCAGGAAGTCTCAGGCTGCTCACGGCGTATCTATCCAAGAGATAGCCAAAGACAGATTCGGTAAGAACTGGAGTGTTGATCGCAATTCCCGTTATGGTCGCCGTATCACTGGTAACACAGAAATGCGAGTTTCTGGGCCGGCGGCGGGTGATAAGCTGATGAAATCAAAGAAATTCTCAATTCAACCGACTGGTTCAATTGAAATGGGAACCAACGATGGCTACACCGCTTATGGTACGCTCAACAATTGCGCCCACGGCATAACACCCTGGGGTACTTACCTCACCTGTGAAGAGAACTTTCAAGGCTACTTTGCTAACCCTAATCCAGATATAGTTAACATTCCTGGTCTGGAGGACAAAGCAGCTGATATCCGCAATGGACAAAACCGCTACGGTATCCCCGCAGTAGAGAACCGTTATCGCTGGTCTCAGGTTGATCCACGCTTTGATGCTTATAACAATCCCCTGGAACCTCATTTGTTCGGCTGGGTCGTCGAAATTGATCCCTACGATCCCCAAAGCAAACCAGTCAAGCGCACTTCTATGGGTCGATTCAGACACGAAAGCGCTCAATATGTTGTTGATGACAACAACGGTCTGGCTTTCTATATGGGTGACGACAACGTAAACGAGTATATCTATAAGTTCGTTTGCTCTCGACAATACAACCCCAATGTTCGTGGTGCTAATAGTGATTTACTTGACTACGGTACTTTATACGTTGCCAAGTTCAATGATAATGGTACTGGCGAATGGCTACCTCTAGTCTACGGTCAGCGGGGACTCACACCAGCGAACGGATTTAATAGCCAAGCTGAAGTGTTGATTAAAACTAGACAGGCTGCGGACAGAGTTGGCGCGACCATGATGGACCGCCCTGAGTGGGTTGGTGTACGTCCTCGGATTGGTGGATTCAATGAAATTGAAGTCTACTGTACTTTGACCAACAACAGTCGTCGCGGCACAGAACCAGCTTCGGTGAATAACCCAGATGGTACAACTCCTGGAGGTAATGCGCGTCCTCCGGTTGATGCTGCAAACCCACGAGACAGAAACGTTTACGGTCATGTTATCCGTTGGCGTGAGACTGGACGCAGCGTTACAGCTACCACTTTCAATTGGGATATTTTTGTTTTGAATGGCGACAAAAAAGACCCCAACCCCAATCGTCAAGGGAATATCAATGGTGATGACTTCGGCTCACCAGATGGTCTTTGGTTCGACTACTACGGTCGTCTCTGGATTCAAACTGACCAGTCCGGTACTGGTACAGGTGACTATGTGAACATCGGCAGTAACTCGATGGTTTGTGCTAACCCTAATGATCCTAGAGAGATTAAGCTGTTTTTAACTAGCCCAACAGACTGTGAGGTGACTGGTGTAATTACTACACCTGATCATAAAACCATGTTTGTGAATATTCAGCACCCAGGTTCTCGCGGAACTGCTGCTAATCCTACCAGCAACAGCGACTGGCCACATAGTCAAGGTTATGGCCCATCTGGTCGTCCCCGTTCTGCAACTGTGGTAATTACCCGCGATGACGGTGGGATTATTGGTGCTTAA
- a CDS encoding ATP-binding protein: protein MEHSPTPHNEPDRVKALLNYKILDTKSEQTFDDLTALAAYICGTPIALVSLVDESRQWFKSKVGIEVTETPRELAFCAHAICQPEELLIVPNALNDQRFASNPLVTSDPNIRFYAGAPLVTPDGFAIGSLCVIDRIPRELTLEQRQALAALSRQVISQLELRINLAKLKQNISHRQQAEKTLRLTNQRLSQVVDKLRQTQVQLILREKMSSLGQMVAGIAHEINNPINFIHANIDYLKTSFQDIVELLSLYQKHYPQPHPEIQAQADAIDLSFLIQDLPNIFASMETGSKRIEKIILSLRNFARLDESEKKLVNIHEGIDNTLLILQHRLNATREYSEIKIIKEYGNLPEIECYPAQLNQTFMNILTNAIDAVENLRIANTNNINSNQQKIDSLPLPTATPKIRIRTEIYPQNYLVVRIADNGTGIPESSQKRMFDLFYTTKPIGKGTGLGLSISYQIVVKKHGGHLKYKTQLGKGTEFSIEIPLKN from the coding sequence ATGGAACACTCACCAACCCCGCATAATGAGCCAGATAGAGTCAAAGCCCTTCTAAACTACAAGATTCTTGATACCAAGTCAGAACAGACATTCGATGATTTAACCGCTTTAGCTGCCTATATTTGTGGTACTCCCATTGCTTTAGTCAGTCTGGTAGATGAAAGTCGGCAATGGTTTAAATCAAAAGTTGGGATAGAAGTCACAGAAACACCCAGAGAACTGGCATTTTGCGCCCATGCTATATGTCAGCCGGAAGAATTACTAATTGTACCAAATGCCTTAAACGATCAACGATTTGCTAGTAACCCATTAGTGACATCCGATCCCAATATTCGGTTTTATGCAGGCGCTCCCCTAGTCACACCCGATGGTTTTGCTATTGGTTCTTTATGCGTAATTGACCGTATACCACGAGAACTAACTCTAGAACAAAGGCAAGCATTGGCAGCCTTGAGTCGTCAAGTAATTAGCCAGTTAGAACTGAGAATTAATCTAGCTAAATTAAAACAAAATATTAGCCACCGTCAACAAGCAGAAAAAACTCTACGTCTCACTAATCAACGATTGAGTCAAGTTGTGGATAAGTTGCGGCAAACTCAAGTCCAACTAATTCTCCGTGAAAAAATGTCTAGCTTGGGTCAAATGGTGGCGGGGATAGCTCATGAAATCAATAATCCCATTAACTTTATTCATGCTAATATCGATTATCTCAAGACTAGTTTTCAAGACATAGTTGAGTTACTATCTCTTTACCAAAAGCACTATCCCCAGCCCCATCCTGAAATTCAAGCTCAAGCCGATGCCATAGATTTAAGCTTTTTGATTCAAGATTTACCAAATATTTTCGCTTCTATGGAAACTGGTAGTAAGCGGATAGAAAAAATTATTTTGTCTTTACGTAACTTTGCTCGCTTGGATGAATCAGAAAAAAAACTTGTTAATATCCACGAAGGAATTGATAATACACTGTTAATTTTGCAGCATAGATTGAATGCTACAAGAGAATATTCAGAAATAAAAATTATTAAAGAATATGGTAATCTCCCAGAGATAGAATGCTATCCAGCACAACTCAATCAAACATTTATGAATATTTTAACTAATGCTATCGATGCTGTAGAAAATTTACGGATAGCCAACACAAATAATATCAACTCGAACCAACAGAAAATTGATAGTTTACCTTTACCAACAGCAACACCAAAAATTCGGATTCGTACCGAAATCTATCCTCAAAATTATCTAGTTGTGAGGATTGCTGATAATGGCACAGGTATTCCAGAATCAAGTCAAAAACGGATGTTTGACCTCTTTTACACCACCAAACCCATAGGCAAGGGTACAGGGTTGGGACTATCAATAAGCTATCAAATTGTGGTGAAAAAACATGGTGGTCATCTCAAGTATAAAACACAATTAGGCAAGGGTACTGAGTTTTCGATTGAGATTCCTCTCAAAAATTAA
- a CDS encoding argininosuccinate synthase codes for MGRAKKVVLAYSGGVDTSVCIPYLKNEWGVEEVITLAADLGQGDELEPIREKALKSGASESLVVDVKDSFVKDYAFAAIQANALYENRYPLGTALARPLIAKILVEAAHKYGADAIAHGCTGKGNDQVRFDVACAALNPNLKILAPAREWGMSREETIAYGEQCGIPSPVKKSSPYSIDKNLLGRSIEAGILEDPAVEPLEEIYEMTKAIADTPNEPEYIEIGFTRGIPTSLNGSPKNPVELIEELNQVVGNHGIGRIDMMENRLVGIKSREIYESPAMLVLIQAHRDLESLTLTADVSHYKRGIEETYTQIVYNGLWYSPLKSALDAFIQKTQERVLGTVRLKLFKGNATVVGRWSDNSLYSPDLATYGSEDQFDHKAAEGFIYVWGLPTRIWAQQGRS; via the coding sequence ATGGGTCGCGCTAAAAAGGTTGTCTTGGCATATTCTGGGGGAGTGGATACTTCTGTTTGTATCCCCTATCTGAAAAATGAGTGGGGTGTAGAAGAAGTAATTACCCTCGCAGCAGATTTGGGTCAGGGAGATGAATTAGAGCCAATCCGAGAAAAAGCGCTGAAATCGGGTGCAAGTGAGTCTTTGGTGGTTGACGTTAAAGATAGTTTCGTGAAAGATTATGCTTTTGCGGCGATTCAAGCCAATGCTCTCTACGAAAATCGATATCCTTTGGGGACTGCTTTGGCTCGTCCGTTAATTGCTAAAATATTAGTGGAAGCTGCTCATAAATATGGTGCTGATGCGATCGCTCACGGTTGCACTGGTAAAGGTAATGATCAGGTTCGCTTTGATGTGGCTTGTGCGGCTCTGAATCCTAATCTGAAGATTCTCGCACCGGCGAGAGAATGGGGGATGAGTCGTGAGGAAACTATCGCTTATGGTGAGCAATGTGGTATCCCCTCACCGGTGAAAAAATCTTCTCCCTACAGTATTGATAAAAATTTACTCGGTCGTAGTATTGAAGCTGGGATACTGGAAGATCCAGCAGTTGAGCCGCTAGAAGAAATCTATGAAATGACTAAGGCGATCGCTGATACGCCTAATGAACCAGAGTATATTGAAATTGGTTTTACACGCGGTATTCCCACCAGCCTCAATGGTAGTCCTAAAAACCCTGTGGAGTTAATTGAAGAACTCAATCAGGTGGTAGGAAATCACGGTATTGGGCGGATCGACATGATGGAAAACCGCTTAGTAGGAATTAAATCGCGAGAAATCTACGAATCACCCGCTATGTTAGTGCTAATTCAGGCACACCGGGATTTAGAAAGCCTGACTTTGACAGCAGATGTCAGCCACTACAAGCGAGGTATTGAAGAGACTTACACTCAAATCGTTTATAACGGTCTTTGGTACAGTCCACTTAAAAGCGCACTTGATGCTTTTATTCAAAAGACACAAGAACGAGTTTTGGGAACTGTGCGCCTGAAACTTTTTAAAGGTAACGCCACTGTAGTCGGACGTTGGAGTGATAATTCACTTTATAGCCCAGATTTGGCAACCTATGGTTCTGAAGACCAATTTGATCACAAAGCAGCTGAAGGCTTTATTTACGTTTGGGGCTTACCCACTCGCATTTGGGCGCAGCAAGGTAGAAGTTAG
- the recG gene encoding ATP-dependent DNA helicase RecG: MTNDTPDWVRLQKALAIEADKGFTDLMGKQYRFSEFLCLTFGKFPTALPSVERGRWQELAAKFANYPHLEESERQHLIAETRRYLYQLQQEPKESSTETKQIYQRQNSQPKSPIVAEVSRRLAPKIDQKLSDLPEIGPRQADKLAALNLLTVRDLLYYYPRDHIDYARQVNIGELQGGETVTIIANVKRCNCFTSPRNKKLSILELVLKDNTGEIKITRFSAGARFASRGWQEGLKRRYPVGSILAACGLVKEGKYGLTLDNPELEVLAHPGDTIDSLTIGRVVPIYALTEGVMATMVRQAITAALPATVHLKDPLPRGLRTKYNLMELKDAIANIHFPDDSVTLQAARRRLVFDEFFYLQLGLLQRQHQARQIQTSAILAPKGQLVEKFSEILPFQLTGAQQRVLNDILNDLEKSTPMNRLIQGDVGSGKTVVAVIAILAAIQSGYQAALMAPTEVLAEQHYRKLVSWFNLLHLPVELLTGSTKVAKRREIHSQLGTGELPLLVGTHALIQDSVNFQQLGLVVIDEQHRFGVKQRALLQQKGDQPHVLTMTATPIPRTLALTIHGDMNVSQIDELPPGRQKIQTTLLTGKQRTEAYDLIRREVAQGRQVYVVLPLVEESEKLDLRSAVEEHQKLQESIFPDFQVGLLHGRMSSADKDEAITKFRDNQTQILVSTTVVEVGVDVPNATVMLIENAERFGLSQLHQLRGRVGRGAAQSFCLLMSSSKSADAQQRLKVLEQSQDGFFISEMDMRFRGPGEVLGTRQSGVADFTLASLVEDEEILLLARQVAEKVIEMDATLERWFLMKAELKYRYERLMGGAILT, encoded by the coding sequence ATGACTAATGACACACCAGATTGGGTAAGATTGCAGAAAGCCTTGGCAATAGAAGCTGACAAAGGCTTTACAGACTTAATGGGCAAACAATACCGCTTCAGTGAATTTCTCTGCTTGACTTTTGGGAAATTTCCCACAGCTTTGCCCTCTGTAGAACGTGGCCGTTGGCAAGAATTAGCGGCAAAATTTGCTAACTATCCCCATCTGGAAGAGTCAGAAAGACAGCATCTCATAGCTGAAACTCGCAGGTATCTCTACCAACTACAGCAAGAACCAAAAGAAAGTAGCACCGAGACAAAACAAATATACCAACGCCAAAATTCTCAACCGAAATCGCCCATTGTGGCGGAAGTGAGTCGGAGGTTAGCGCCAAAGATTGACCAAAAACTCAGCGATTTACCAGAAATCGGCCCTCGTCAGGCTGATAAATTAGCGGCGCTGAATTTGCTTACTGTGCGTGATTTACTTTACTACTATCCCCGTGATCATATTGACTATGCGCGTCAGGTGAATATCGGGGAATTGCAGGGGGGTGAAACAGTGACAATCATTGCTAATGTGAAGCGTTGTAACTGTTTTACTAGCCCTAGAAATAAGAAATTATCGATTTTAGAATTAGTTCTCAAAGATAATACAGGCGAAATTAAAATTACTCGCTTTTCTGCGGGGGCGCGTTTTGCTAGTCGTGGTTGGCAAGAAGGTTTAAAACGCCGTTACCCAGTGGGTAGTATTTTGGCGGCTTGTGGGTTGGTGAAAGAAGGTAAATATGGCTTGACGCTGGATAACCCGGAACTTGAGGTTTTAGCACATCCAGGGGATACTATTGATTCTTTGACTATTGGTCGAGTAGTGCCAATTTATGCTCTAACTGAGGGCGTGATGGCAACTATGGTGAGACAGGCGATTACGGCGGCTTTACCAGCTACGGTTCACCTGAAAGATCCTTTGCCGAGAGGGTTAAGGACGAAGTATAATTTGATGGAATTGAAGGATGCGATCGCTAATATCCATTTTCCCGATGACAGCGTAACTCTGCAAGCTGCTCGTCGTCGTCTAGTCTTTGATGAATTCTTTTACCTGCAACTGGGCTTATTACAACGTCAGCACCAAGCCCGCCAAATTCAAACCAGTGCAATTCTCGCCCCCAAAGGTCAGTTAGTCGAAAAATTCTCCGAAATTCTGCCTTTTCAACTGACTGGCGCACAGCAACGAGTCCTCAACGATATTCTCAACGACTTGGAAAAATCCACCCCCATGAATCGTCTGATACAGGGCGATGTGGGTTCGGGTAAAACAGTGGTGGCTGTAATTGCTATCCTCGCCGCCATTCAATCTGGCTATCAAGCGGCGTTAATGGCTCCCACGGAAGTTTTAGCAGAACAGCATTACCGCAAGTTAGTCAGTTGGTTTAACCTGTTGCATTTACCCGTAGAATTACTTACAGGTTCTACCAAAGTTGCTAAACGGCGAGAAATTCACTCTCAGCTTGGAACTGGGGAATTACCCTTATTGGTGGGAACTCACGCCTTAATTCAAGACTCTGTAAATTTTCAGCAATTGGGCTTAGTGGTAATTGATGAACAGCATCGTTTTGGGGTGAAACAAAGGGCGTTGTTACAGCAAAAAGGCGACCAACCTCATGTATTAACTATGACTGCCACCCCAATTCCTCGGACATTGGCATTAACAATACATGGGGATATGAATGTTAGCCAGATTGATGAGTTACCACCAGGACGGCAAAAAATTCAAACAACTCTATTAACCGGTAAACAACGCACCGAAGCTTACGACTTAATCCGCCGGGAAGTTGCCCAAGGAAGGCAAGTTTATGTAGTTTTACCCCTGGTGGAAGAATCGGAAAAATTGGACTTGCGGTCAGCCGTAGAGGAGCATCAGAAGTTACAAGAAAGTATTTTTCCTGACTTTCAAGTGGGATTGTTGCATGGTCGGATGAGTTCGGCAGATAAGGACGAAGCGATTACCAAATTCCGCGATAATCAAACGCAAATTTTGGTTTCTACTACGGTTGTAGAAGTGGGTGTAGATGTTCCCAATGCAACGGTGATGTTGATTGAAAATGCTGAAAGATTTGGCTTATCACAACTGCATCAATTGCGTGGGCGTGTTGGTCGTGGTGCGGCTCAGTCTTTCTGTTTATTGATGAGTAGTTCTAAGAGTGCTGATGCTCAACAACGGCTAAAGGTCTTGGAACAATCTCAGGATGGCTTTTTTATCTCGGAAATGGATATGCGGTTTCGAGGCCCTGGGGAAGTGCTGGGAACTCGTCAATCGGGTGTAGCTGATTTTACTTTAGCAAGTTTGGTGGAAGATGAGGAAATTTTACTTTTAGCCCGACAAGTTGCGGAGAAGGTAATCGAGATGGATGCAACTTTGGAACGTTGGTTTTTGATGAAAGCTGAGTTGAAGTATCGTTATGAACGGTTAATGGGTGGGGCGATTTTGACTTGA
- a CDS encoding DedA family protein produces MSLELISLENIQEFAHQYGYWAIFLGILLENLGIPLPGETVTIVGGFLAGSEELNYWLVLSDAVAGAVIGGACGYWIGKIGGWPFLVQIGKLFRISDERLLNIKNQFSENATKAVFFGRFFALLRIFAAPLAGIAEMPFRKFFLYNLAGATTWASVMVTLAFFAGKVVSLEQLVAWVSQFAIAALLILVALIAVPIWLESRQVKRATGE; encoded by the coding sequence ATGTCTCTTGAGCTGATTTCACTAGAAAACATCCAGGAATTTGCCCACCAGTATGGTTACTGGGCAATTTTTTTGGGCATTTTGCTAGAAAATTTGGGCATTCCCCTTCCTGGAGAAACCGTGACAATAGTGGGCGGATTTCTAGCTGGAAGTGAGGAACTGAACTATTGGTTAGTTCTCAGTGATGCCGTTGCAGGTGCTGTTATTGGCGGTGCTTGCGGCTATTGGATTGGAAAAATAGGGGGCTGGCCTTTCCTGGTACAAATAGGTAAACTCTTTCGGATTTCCGATGAGCGGTTATTGAATATTAAAAATCAATTTAGTGAAAATGCTACGAAAGCTGTATTTTTTGGGCGCTTTTTCGCATTGTTGCGAATTTTTGCAGCACCATTAGCTGGTATAGCTGAAATGCCTTTCAGAAAATTCTTTTTGTACAACTTAGCAGGAGCAACCACCTGGGCTAGTGTGATGGTAACGTTAGCTTTCTTTGCAGGCAAAGTTGTCTCCCTAGAACAACTAGTTGCTTGGGTGAGTCAATTTGCGATCGCCGCTTTACTAATCCTGGTAGCCTTGATTGCTGTACCCATCTGGTTAGAGTCCCGCCAAGTCAAACGGGCGACTGGTGAGTAA
- a CDS encoding glycosyltransferase family 2 protein: protein MGNTFLDEIVFFSVVIPTYNRQPILEKCLRALEVQVLSASSSVTDYEIVLVDDGSTDGTLEWLAAHKEEFPHVRCFEQDHAGPAAARNLGVEKALGDTIIFIDSDLVVLENFLQAHADALVEGREKLASDRFFTYGAVINTCNFDHPTAEPYKITDFSAAFFATGNVAIPKHWLEKAGLFDHSFQLYGWEDLELGVRLKKLGLQLIKCPAAVGYHWHPPFNLAQIPRLIDQEIQRGRMGVLFYQKHPSWEVRMMIQMTLFHRLLWGILSLNGTLNERTMAPLLQWLINLGKPQLALEIARIFLNWYNVKGVYAAYSEAKSPQN from the coding sequence ATGGGTAATACTTTTTTGGATGAGATTGTGTTTTTCAGCGTTGTGATACCGACTTATAATCGCCAGCCGATTTTAGAAAAATGCCTCCGGGCTTTGGAGGTGCAGGTGTTGAGTGCATCTAGTTCAGTGACTGATTACGAAATCGTCTTGGTTGATGATGGTTCGACTGATGGCACATTGGAATGGTTAGCCGCACATAAAGAAGAATTTCCCCATGTGCGATGTTTTGAGCAAGATCACGCCGGGCCTGCTGCTGCTCGTAATTTGGGGGTGGAAAAGGCTCTGGGAGATACAATTATCTTTATTGATAGTGATTTGGTGGTGCTGGAAAATTTTCTGCAAGCTCATGCAGACGCACTCGTGGAGGGAAGGGAAAAATTGGCAAGCGATCGCTTCTTTACCTACGGTGCAGTGATTAATACTTGCAATTTCGATCACCCCACCGCAGAACCTTATAAAATCACAGATTTTTCCGCAGCTTTTTTTGCTACAGGTAACGTAGCCATTCCCAAACATTGGCTAGAAAAAGCCGGACTATTTGATCATAGCTTCCAACTCTATGGTTGGGAAGATTTAGAATTAGGTGTCAGACTCAAAAAACTAGGACTACAATTGATAAAATGTCCCGCAGCAGTTGGCTATCATTGGCATCCACCATTTAATTTAGCGCAAATTCCCCGTTTGATTGACCAAGAAATTCAACGCGGACGCATGGGAGTTTTATTTTATCAAAAGCATCCTTCTTGGGAAGTGCGAATGATGATCCAAATGACTTTGTTTCATCGTTTACTTTGGGGCATTCTCTCACTTAATGGCACACTGAACGAGCGAACAATGGCTCCTTTGTTACAATGGCTAATTAATTTAGGTAAACCCCAGTTAGCTTTAGAAATTGCCCGAATTTTCCTTAACTGGTACAACGTCAAGGGAGTTTATGCTGCTTATTCAGAAGCGAAATCCCCACAAAATTGA